A single region of the Borrelia hermsii DAH genome encodes:
- a CDS encoding transcriptional repressor produces MNNNTIEVHSTLEKVGITNDPILLKSLTTELGMKASHSRNRIILHIASNPKEYFTAKEIYNKLIKEIPSLSKATVYNTLNILKERNILKDIKTTDQKETRFYLSLTSTIAHFKCNKCNQVYPIQLDDIKDILKDKLGEEWKTKSIEIIYSGSCNNCYQQSKDEKSNIDDENN; encoded by the coding sequence ATGAACAACAATACAATAGAGGTACATTCCACTTTAGAAAAAGTCGGAATTACTAATGACCCTATCTTGCTAAAATCATTAACAACAGAGTTGGGCATGAAAGCCTCACATTCAAGAAATAGAATAATTTTACACATTGCCTCAAATCCAAAAGAATATTTTACAGCAAAAGAGATTTACAACAAATTAATAAAAGAAATACCAAGCCTATCAAAAGCAACGGTGTATAACACATTAAACATCTTGAAAGAACGTAATATTCTTAAAGATATAAAAACAACCGATCAAAAAGAAACAAGATTTTATCTAAGTTTGACTTCTACAATAGCTCACTTTAAATGCAACAAATGCAATCAAGTTTATCCCATCCAACTTGATGACATTAAAGATATTCTGAAAGACAAACTTGGAGAAGAATGGAAAACCAAATCTATTGAAATTATTTATTCAGGCTCATGTAACAATTGTTATCAACAATCTAAAGATGAAAA
- the groL gene encoding chaperonin GroEL (60 kDa chaperone family; promotes refolding of misfolded polypeptides especially under stressful conditions; forms two stacked rings of heptamers to form a barrel-shaped 14mer; ends can be capped by GroES; misfolded proteins enter the barrel where they are refolded when GroES binds) has product MAKDIYFNEDARKSLLSGIEKLSNAVKVTLGPKGRNVLIDKKFGSPTVTKDGVSVAREIELENAFENMGAQLLKEVAIKTNDLAGDGTTTATVLAYAIAREGLKNVSSGINPIGIKKGIDRAVTLAAEKIRKSAKKITTKEEIAQVASISANNDTSIGEKIAEAMDRVGKDGVITVEESKTFDTTISYVEGMQFDRGYLSPYFSTNKENMSVSFDDAYILICEKKISTIKELLPVLEKVLNTNKPLLIIAEDIEGEALAALVLNSVRGALKVCAIKAPGFGDRRKAMLEDIAILTGGVLVSEELGLTLENVELEQLGQAKSIRVDKDNTTIINTGNKEPIKERAELIKKQIEETSSEYDREKLQERLAKLVGGVAVINVGAVTEVELKEKKHRVEDALSATRAAVEEGVVPGGGSTLIEVAMYLDTVDTSKLSYEEKQGFEIVKRSLEEPMRQIIANAGFESSIYIHQIKTDKKGLGFDAASFKWVNMIESGIIDPAKVTRSALQNAASIVGLLLTTECAITEVKEEKSNAGGGGYPMDPGMGMM; this is encoded by the coding sequence ATGGCTAAGGACATATATTTTAATGAAGATGCGAGAAAGAGTCTGCTCAGCGGCATTGAAAAATTATCAAATGCTGTAAAGGTGACTCTTGGTCCTAAGGGGAGAAATGTTTTAATTGATAAAAAATTTGGTTCTCCTACTGTTACAAAAGATGGAGTGAGTGTTGCTCGTGAAATTGAGCTTGAAAATGCGTTTGAAAATATGGGAGCACAACTTTTAAAAGAAGTTGCAATTAAGACAAATGATTTAGCTGGAGATGGAACTACTACAGCTACTGTACTTGCTTATGCAATTGCAAGAGAGGGACTTAAAAATGTTTCTTCTGGGATTAATCCAATTGGAATAAAAAAAGGGATAGATCGTGCGGTGACTTTGGCTGCTGAAAAGATTCGTAAATCTGCTAAGAAAATTACTACTAAGGAAGAAATTGCACAGGTAGCATCTATTTCTGCAAACAATGATACTTCGATAGGTGAAAAAATTGCTGAAGCAATGGACAGAGTTGGAAAAGATGGGGTTATTACTGTTGAAGAGTCAAAGACTTTTGATACTACAATCTCTTATGTTGAAGGAATGCAATTCGATAGAGGATATTTGTCCCCTTATTTTTCTACAAATAAAGAAAATATGAGTGTAAGCTTTGATGATGCTTATATTTTAATATGTGAGAAAAAAATTAGTACAATTAAAGAACTCTTACCAGTGCTTGAAAAAGTTTTAAACACAAATAAACCTTTGTTAATTATTGCTGAGGATATTGAGGGAGAAGCTCTTGCTGCACTTGTTCTAAATAGTGTTCGTGGGGCTTTAAAGGTTTGTGCAATTAAAGCTCCTGGATTTGGTGACAGACGCAAGGCAATGCTTGAAGACATTGCGATACTTACTGGAGGAGTACTTGTCAGTGAGGAATTGGGACTTACTCTTGAAAATGTTGAGCTTGAGCAACTTGGCCAGGCTAAATCAATAAGAGTTGATAAAGATAATACTACAATTATTAATACTGGAAATAAAGAGCCAATAAAAGAGCGTGCGGAGCTTATTAAAAAACAAATTGAAGAGACAAGTTCTGAGTATGATAGAGAAAAACTTCAAGAGCGTCTTGCAAAACTTGTTGGTGGAGTTGCTGTTATTAATGTTGGTGCTGTTACTGAAGTGGAACTTAAAGAGAAAAAACATAGGGTTGAGGATGCTTTATCTGCAACTCGTGCCGCTGTTGAGGAAGGTGTTGTTCCTGGTGGTGGATCAACTCTTATTGAAGTTGCTATGTATCTTGATACAGTTGATACAAGTAAACTTAGCTATGAGGAGAAGCAAGGTTTTGAGATTGTGAAGAGAAGCCTTGAAGAACCAATGAGACAAATAATTGCTAATGCTGGATTTGAGAGTTCTATTTATATTCATCAGATTAAAACTGACAAGAAAGGACTCGGTTTTGATGCAGCTAGTTTTAAATGGGTAAATATGATTGAGAGTGGCATAATTGATCCTGCCAAAGTTACAAGAAGCGCTCTTCAGAATGCAGCTTCAATTGTAGGATTGCTCTTGACAACAGAGTGTGCTATTACTGAAGTTAAAGAAGAGAAGAGTAATGCTGGTGGTGGCGGTTACCCTATGGATCCTGGAATGGGGATGATGTAA
- the yajC gene encoding preprotein translocase subunit YajC, which translates to MFLLQDFSHSSSFFRSLLVFIPVIAIFWFLVISPQRKEEKKKKDMIKNLKKGDKVLTIGGIFGVIKKVSDSEVVLELSPTSEAKFIKSSVEKVIFDEIKNKN; encoded by the coding sequence ATGTTTTTATTGCAAGATTTTAGCCATAGTAGTAGTTTTTTTAGGAGTTTATTGGTTTTTATTCCTGTAATTGCTATATTTTGGTTTTTAGTAATATCACCTCAGCGTAAAGAAGAGAAGAAAAAAAAGGATATGATCAAAAACCTTAAAAAGGGAGATAAGGTCTTAACTATAGGTGGAATTTTTGGGGTTATTAAGAAGGTTAGTGATTCTGAGGTTGTGCTTGAGCTTAGTCCAACTTCTGAGGCAAAATTTATAAAAAGTTCAGTTGAAAAGGTTATTTTTGACGAAATTAAAAACAAAAATTAA
- the secD gene encoding protein translocase subunit SecD, whose amino-acid sequence MNKVSKFILILFVTSFAYLLIFPTLKWYFFTNDGDRKISSYSKEALRDYSKSKALSSLVKLRELYQRDPNAQIPDDLKYLIPVAKNNYRIYGKEPPKFFNNVKVLRDGFLTDSDIEELSLEIYRYYEDIKRNKSKIIQLGLDLSGGMSITISLDYSGLEQKLGRTLSALEREEALGRTIQILKERVDTFGLTEPKITREAGGNKIFLDIPGEKDEKRVDSLLSGRGNLTFYVVDNDATSVLNAKILEAGPLYSISDIKSSMGLGDNKEIFPWYVKDSYGIDDESSVHYYVVDSSVESSFDGSHIKDAGVLNDHKTGRDIVTFNLDNEGSEKFFVFTQKNIGKALAVVMEGKIKSVANISHAIAGGNVSIQGDSFDKREANELALVFKTAAFPVEIKIDDLRVIGPTMGEKTIALGIKASLLALVLVFLFMLAYYKMSGFVAGFSLVIYNLFLILAILSAFNFTLTLTSIAGLVLTMGMAVDINIVIYERIKEEIRNGRKFGRAFEDGFKKAFWAIMDSNVTTFIAVLFLTLLGTGTIQGFAWSLSIGIVASLFSSLIFSRFILEVIISLSKSKCVSISWSSNYAKSV is encoded by the coding sequence ATGAATAAAGTCTCTAAATTTATATTAATACTATTTGTGACATCATTTGCTTATCTTTTAATATTTCCTACTCTAAAGTGGTATTTTTTTACTAATGATGGGGATAGGAAAATTAGTTCGTATTCAAAAGAGGCTTTAAGGGATTATTCTAAGAGTAAGGCCTTGAGTTCTCTTGTAAAACTTAGGGAATTGTATCAAAGAGATCCCAATGCTCAAATTCCAGATGATTTGAAATATTTAATTCCAGTTGCTAAGAATAACTATAGAATTTATGGAAAAGAGCCTCCCAAATTCTTTAATAATGTAAAAGTCTTAAGAGATGGATTTTTAACAGATTCTGATATTGAAGAGCTTAGTCTTGAAATTTATAGGTATTATGAAGATATAAAGAGGAATAAAAGCAAAATAATACAACTTGGACTTGATTTGTCTGGGGGAATGAGTATTACTATTTCTCTTGATTACTCAGGGCTTGAGCAGAAATTAGGGAGAACTTTGAGTGCTCTAGAAAGGGAGGAAGCTCTTGGGCGTACAATTCAGATACTTAAAGAGAGGGTAGACACCTTTGGGCTTACAGAGCCTAAGATTACAAGAGAAGCAGGTGGGAATAAGATTTTCTTAGATATTCCTGGAGAAAAGGACGAGAAGCGAGTTGATTCTCTTTTAAGTGGTAGAGGCAATTTAACCTTTTATGTGGTTGATAATGATGCTACCTCTGTGCTTAATGCTAAAATACTAGAAGCTGGACCTCTTTATTCGATTTCTGATATTAAGAGTAGCATGGGGCTTGGAGATAATAAGGAAATTTTTCCATGGTATGTTAAGGATTCTTATGGTATTGATGATGAATCTAGTGTTCATTATTATGTTGTTGATTCTAGTGTTGAGAGTTCTTTTGATGGCTCCCATATTAAGGATGCTGGGGTTTTAAATGATCACAAAACAGGTAGGGATATAGTTACGTTTAATTTAGATAATGAGGGAAGTGAAAAATTTTTTGTCTTTACTCAAAAGAACATTGGCAAGGCTTTAGCGGTGGTTATGGAAGGAAAAATTAAATCAGTGGCTAATATTAGTCATGCTATTGCTGGAGGAAATGTTTCAATTCAGGGAGATTCTTTTGATAAAAGGGAAGCTAATGAGCTTGCACTTGTTTTTAAAACAGCAGCTTTTCCAGTTGAAATAAAGATAGATGACCTAAGAGTTATTGGACCTACTATGGGAGAGAAGACAATTGCACTTGGAATAAAAGCATCTCTTCTTGCACTTGTTTTAGTTTTTTTATTTATGTTGGCATATTACAAGATGAGTGGTTTTGTAGCGGGATTTTCATTGGTTATTTATAATCTATTTTTAATATTGGCAATTCTCTCGGCATTTAACTTTACTTTGACTCTTACAAGTATTGCAGGTCTTGTATTAACTATGGGCATGGCTGTTGATATTAATATAGTTATTTATGAGCGAATTAAGGAAGAGATTAGAAATGGGCGAAAATTTGGGAGAGCATTTGAGGATGGATTTAAAAAAGCTTTTTGGGCAATAATGGATTCAAATGTTACAACATTTATTGCTGTGCTTTTTTTAACTCTTCTCGGAACTGGAACTATTCAAGGTTTTGCGTGGTCTTTGTCTATAGGGATTGTGGCATCACTTTTTAGTAGTTTAATCTTTTCAAGGTTTATTTTAGAAGTTATTATATCTTTAAGTAAAAGCAAATGTGTAAGTATCTCTTGGAGTTCAAATTATGCAAAAAGTGTTTAA
- the secF gene encoding protein translocase subunit SecF, whose protein sequence is MQKVFNFLKYGNKAIIVSICMIFSGFIYTFMYHDGYNWGIDFSSGVNINFVIDKAGIKDYDMQKVLFPVYKTFDVNEIISSDASKSHFSIIVKSDITDYTLKKEIHTTLIDKLNAEFGVNVEILDSYFIDSNFSSILRTKSMLLVCLTFALILVYVALRFRLSYAVASIFATIHDILFVVAFLGVFRIEINSSIIVSILTIIGYSLNDTIIIFDRIRENSRNMTDTSFLNVLNLSIRQTLSRTILTSITTFVAVLSIYVFTDGAIKDFSLIFMVGVVVGTYSSIFIASPILLSCYKKIK, encoded by the coding sequence ATGCAAAAAGTGTTTAATTTTTTAAAATATGGAAATAAAGCTATAATAGTTAGTATTTGTATGATTTTTTCGGGCTTTATTTACACTTTTATGTATCATGATGGTTATAATTGGGGAATAGACTTTTCTTCAGGGGTTAATATTAATTTTGTAATAGATAAAGCAGGTATTAAAGATTATGATATGCAAAAGGTGCTCTTTCCAGTTTATAAAACATTTGATGTTAATGAAATTATTTCAAGTGATGCTTCTAAGAGCCATTTTTCTATTATAGTTAAGTCAGACATTACTGATTATACTTTAAAAAAAGAAATTCACACTACATTAATCGATAAGTTGAATGCTGAATTTGGTGTTAATGTTGAAATTCTTGATTCTTATTTTATTGATTCGAATTTTTCATCTATTTTAAGGACAAAATCAATGTTATTGGTTTGTTTAACATTTGCACTTATTTTAGTTTATGTGGCATTGAGATTTAGGTTAAGTTATGCTGTTGCATCAATATTTGCAACGATTCATGATATACTTTTTGTGGTTGCTTTTTTAGGGGTATTTAGAATAGAGATAAATAGTTCAATAATTGTTTCTATATTGACAATTATTGGGTATTCTTTAAATGATACGATAATTATTTTTGATAGGATTAGAGAAAATTCTAGGAATATGACAGATACTTCATTTTTAAATGTTTTAAATTTAAGCATTAGGCAAACTTTATCAAGAACTATTTTGACATCTATTACGACGTTTGTTGCTGTGCTTTCTATTTATGTGTTTACTGATGGTGCTATTAAGGATTTTTCTTTAATATTTATGGTAGGTGTTGTTGTTGGTACTTATTCTTCAATTTTTATAGCTTCTCCTATTCTTTTAAGTTGTTATAAAAAAATTAAATAG